One Vallitalea pronyensis genomic region harbors:
- a CDS encoding RelA/SpoT family protein, which translates to MELIKAIKKYHPSEDFSMIEKAYKLARSAHENQLRKSGEPYIIHPLAVAQLLAELELDKESIIAGILHDVVEDTAYTIEYITEEFSKEVALLVDGVTKLEKIPYSTDKEEIQAENYRKMFLAMSKDIRVILIKLADRLHNMRTLKYKPEHKQRKTAKETLDIYAPLAHRLGISKFKIELEDLSFRYLHPDAYYDLVEKIARKRGDRIQFVDEIVNDINVEIEKIDIKAEVEGRPKHFFSIYKKMIGQQKTIDQIFDLFAVRAIVESVKDCYGVLGIIHEMYKPIPGRFKDYIAMPKPNMYQSLHTTVIGPEGEPFEMQIRTAEMHRTAEYGIAAHWKYKEGKTTGNIKQREEQKLNWLRQILEWQRDMSDNKEFLDILKSDLDVFADQVYAFTPSGDVINLPAGSTPIDFAYHIHSAVGNKMVGARVNGKIVTFDYKIKNGDRIEIVTSQNSRGPSRDWLSIIKSSQARSKINQWFRKEFKEENILRGKELIEKYTKNKGIVLSDITKPELTQIVQRKYGFKDWDAVCAAVGHGGLKEGQVVNRLYEEYKKKHEKSLEKPTDDIIKEVVDPTLEPAKKQSKSGIMVKGVEDLAVRFSKCCNPVPGDEIVGFITRGRGVSIHRTDCTNVINLSEIERHRLIEAEWQSLGEKQTSRLYQVEIQIIGSNKVGLLVDVSKVLTEEKIPVKSLNARSIKGDKSIFNVTMEINGVSQLNKLTKKLRAIQGVEEIIRANN; encoded by the coding sequence ATGGAATTAATAAAAGCAATAAAAAAATATCATCCATCGGAAGATTTTTCGATGATTGAGAAGGCTTATAAACTAGCTCGATCGGCTCATGAGAATCAGTTAAGAAAATCAGGTGAGCCTTATATCATTCATCCATTAGCTGTAGCTCAACTTTTGGCTGAATTGGAGTTAGATAAAGAGTCTATTATTGCTGGTATCCTTCACGATGTAGTGGAAGATACAGCGTATACCATAGAATACATTACAGAGGAATTTAGCAAAGAGGTAGCCCTGCTTGTTGATGGCGTTACCAAATTAGAAAAAATCCCTTATTCAACAGATAAGGAAGAAATACAGGCTGAGAACTATCGAAAAATGTTTTTAGCCATGTCCAAAGATATTCGTGTTATTCTTATTAAATTAGCTGACAGATTGCATAACATGCGTACATTAAAGTATAAACCCGAACATAAGCAGCGAAAAACTGCCAAAGAAACGTTAGATATCTACGCACCATTAGCCCATCGGCTTGGGATATCTAAATTCAAAATTGAATTAGAAGATTTATCTTTTAGATACCTGCACCCAGATGCTTATTATGATTTGGTTGAGAAGATTGCGAGAAAACGTGGGGATCGTATTCAGTTTGTTGATGAAATTGTCAATGACATTAATGTGGAGATTGAAAAAATAGATATAAAAGCCGAAGTTGAGGGACGACCCAAACACTTCTTTAGTATCTACAAAAAAATGATAGGGCAGCAGAAAACAATCGATCAAATCTTTGATTTATTTGCGGTGAGAGCCATCGTTGAATCCGTTAAAGACTGTTACGGTGTCTTAGGTATTATCCATGAAATGTATAAGCCCATACCAGGCAGATTCAAGGATTATATTGCCATGCCTAAACCCAACATGTATCAATCCTTACACACCACGGTTATCGGTCCAGAAGGTGAGCCTTTTGAGATGCAGATACGAACAGCCGAGATGCACCGAACTGCTGAATACGGGATTGCTGCACATTGGAAGTACAAAGAAGGTAAAACCACAGGAAACATTAAGCAGCGAGAAGAACAAAAACTGAATTGGTTAAGACAGATTCTTGAATGGCAGCGGGATATGTCCGATAACAAGGAGTTTTTGGATATTCTTAAGTCAGACTTAGATGTGTTTGCTGATCAAGTGTATGCTTTTACCCCTTCAGGCGATGTGATTAATTTACCAGCCGGGTCGACACCCATAGATTTTGCGTATCATATTCATAGTGCAGTAGGGAACAAAATGGTTGGTGCCCGTGTTAATGGTAAGATTGTCACCTTTGATTATAAAATAAAAAATGGTGACCGTATTGAGATTGTGACTTCCCAGAATTCCCGTGGACCAAGTCGGGATTGGTTAAGCATTATTAAGAGTTCCCAAGCCAGAAGTAAGATTAATCAATGGTTTAGAAAAGAGTTCAAAGAAGAAAATATTCTTCGTGGAAAAGAATTGATTGAAAAATACACGAAGAATAAAGGCATTGTGTTAAGTGATATTACAAAACCAGAACTTACCCAGATTGTTCAAAGAAAATATGGGTTTAAGGACTGGGATGCAGTATGTGCTGCTGTTGGCCATGGTGGGTTAAAAGAAGGTCAGGTTGTGAATCGCTTATATGAAGAGTATAAGAAGAAGCATGAAAAGAGCCTGGAAAAACCAACGGATGATATTATCAAAGAGGTTGTAGATCCTACGTTAGAACCTGCTAAAAAACAGTCCAAAAGCGGTATCATGGTAAAAGGTGTTGAAGACTTAGCTGTACGATTTTCTAAATGTTGTAATCCTGTACCAGGGGATGAAATTGTAGGCTTTATTACACGGGGACGAGGTGTATCCATTCATCGAACGGATTGTACCAATGTTATTAACTTATCTGAAATAGAGCGTCATCGTCTTATTGAAGCAGAGTGGCAGAGTTTAGGTGAAAAACAAACCAGTCGATTGTACCAAGTAGAAATTCAGATCATTGGTTCCAATAAAGTTGGTTTATTGGTGGATGTGTCCAAAGTCTTAACAGAAGAAAAAATACCTGTTAAATCTTTAAATGCCAGGTCTATAAAAGGTGACAAATCCATTTTTAATGTAACCATGGAGATTAATGGTGTTAGCCAATTAAATAAATTAACCAAGAAACTAAGAGCTATACAAGGTGTAGAAGAAATCATTCGAGCCAATAATTAG